A region from the Citrobacter telavivensis genome encodes:
- the ldcA gene encoding muramoyltetrapeptide carboxypeptidase: MSRFHLIAPSGYCINQHAALLGIQRLKDAGHQVDNTAVVSRRHQRFAGTESERLADVNGLVHLTAPDTIVMPVRGGYGASRLLEHIDWQALAARQQRDPLLICGHSDFTAIQCGLLAQGNVITFSGPMLAANVGAPELNTFTQTHFWQALRHAQYTVEWQGEGPACHTEGTLWGGNLAMLISLIGTPWMPKIENGILVLEDINEHPFRVERMLLQLFDAGILNRQSAIVLGSFSGSAPNEYDDGYDLNTVYAFLRERLSVPLITGLDFGHEPRTVTLALGAHAVLQNSQNGTQLTISGHPFLKS, from the coding sequence ATGTCCCGGTTTCACTTAATTGCCCCCTCGGGCTACTGCATTAATCAACACGCGGCTTTGCTTGGTATCCAGCGCCTTAAGGACGCGGGGCATCAGGTCGATAATACGGCGGTGGTCAGTCGTCGCCATCAACGCTTTGCGGGTACGGAATCGGAGCGTCTGGCAGACGTGAACGGGCTTGTGCATCTCACCGCGCCGGACACCATCGTTATGCCGGTGCGCGGTGGCTATGGCGCGAGCCGACTGCTGGAACACATCGACTGGCAGGCCCTTGCCGCCCGACAACAGCGGGATCCGTTGCTCATTTGCGGTCACAGTGATTTTACGGCGATCCAGTGTGGTTTGCTGGCGCAAGGCAATGTCATCACCTTCAGCGGCCCGATGCTGGCAGCGAACGTTGGCGCACCGGAGCTGAATACCTTTACGCAAACCCATTTCTGGCAAGCATTACGTCACGCGCAGTACACGGTGGAATGGCAAGGCGAAGGCCCGGCCTGTCATACCGAAGGAACGCTGTGGGGCGGCAATCTGGCGATGCTGATTTCGCTTATCGGCACCCCGTGGATGCCAAAAATTGAAAACGGTATTCTGGTGCTGGAAGACATCAATGAGCACCCTTTTCGCGTCGAGCGCATGTTGCTGCAGCTGTTTGATGCGGGCATTTTAAACCGCCAGAGCGCCATTGTGCTGGGCAGTTTTAGCGGCAGCGCCCCGAATGAGTATGATGACGGCTACGACCTCAACACGGTGTATGCGTTTTTACGTGAACGCCTCTCTGTTCCCCTGATTACCGGGCTTGATTTTGGTCATGAGCCGCGAACCGTTACGCTGGCGTTAGGCGCGCATGCCGTGCTACAGAATAGTCAAAACGGCACACAACTTACGATCTCGGGTCATCCCTTTCTGAAATCATAA
- the emtA gene encoding membrane-bound lytic murein transglycosylase EmtA encodes MKLRWFAFLIVLLAGCSSKQDYKNPPWNAEVPVKRAMQWMPISEKAGAAWGVSPQLITAIIAIESGGNPNAVSKSNAIGLMQLKASTSGRDVYRRMGWSGEPSTSELKNPERNISMGAAYLSILETGPLAGIEDPQVMQYALVVSYANGAGALLRTFSSDRKKAISKINDLSADEFVEHVADNHPAPQAPRYIYKLQRALDAM; translated from the coding sequence GTGAAATTGAGATGGTTTGCTTTTTTGATTGTGTTGCTTGCAGGTTGTAGTTCAAAACAGGATTATAAAAATCCCCCGTGGAATGCGGAAGTGCCGGTGAAACGCGCCATGCAATGGATGCCGATCAGTGAAAAAGCCGGGGCGGCGTGGGGCGTTAGCCCACAATTGATTACGGCGATTATCGCGATTGAGTCAGGCGGGAATCCCAATGCGGTCAGCAAATCGAATGCGATAGGGCTGATGCAACTGAAAGCATCGACCTCCGGGCGCGATGTCTACCGTCGGATGGGCTGGAGCGGCGAGCCTTCAACCAGTGAACTGAAAAACCCGGAGCGCAATATCTCAATGGGCGCCGCCTACCTGAGTATTCTGGAGACGGGCCCGCTCGCCGGTATTGAAGATCCGCAGGTGATGCAGTATGCGCTGGTGGTCTCCTATGCCAACGGCGCAGGCGCACTGCTGCGCACGTTCTCTTCTGACCGGAAAAAGGCCATTAGCAAAATCAACGATCTCAGTGCCGATGAGTTCGTTGAACACGTCGCGGATAACCATCCTGCGCCCCAGGCACCGCGCTACATCTACAAATTGCAGCGCGCGCTGGATGCGATGTAA
- a CDS encoding flagellar brake protein: MSHYNEQFLKQNPLAVLGVLRDLNSNQVPLRVSWRGGQFISKILDVSAERLVMDFGSQQNENLAVQKARNITFTAETQGAKVEFTLEQLHSGEYQQLPAFITPLPPALWFVQRREYFRICAPLHPPYGCTAQMPDNSTLRFRLYDLSLGGMGALLEGPKPSGLTEGMRFSQIALDMGEWGMFHFDAQLISVTERKVIDGKNETISTPRLSFRFLNVGPAVERELQRIIFSLEREAREKSNKVRD, translated from the coding sequence GTGAGTCATTATAATGAGCAGTTTCTGAAGCAAAATCCGTTGGCGGTATTGGGCGTTCTTCGCGACTTAAACAGCAATCAGGTGCCTTTGCGCGTCTCCTGGCGCGGCGGGCAATTCATCAGCAAAATCCTTGATGTTTCGGCCGAAAGACTGGTGATGGACTTTGGCAGTCAGCAAAACGAAAACCTCGCCGTACAGAAGGCGCGCAATATTACCTTTACGGCGGAAACTCAGGGCGCGAAGGTTGAGTTTACCCTTGAGCAGTTGCACAGCGGTGAGTATCAGCAACTTCCGGCCTTTATCACCCCGCTTCCTCCGGCGCTGTGGTTTGTCCAACGACGGGAATACTTTCGCATCTGCGCGCCGCTCCATCCCCCCTACGGTTGTACCGCGCAGATGCCAGATAACAGCACCCTACGTTTTCGTCTGTACGATCTTTCCCTCGGCGGAATGGGCGCGCTGCTGGAAGGCCCGAAGCCGTCAGGACTCACGGAAGGGATGCGTTTTTCGCAAATTGCGCTGGATATGGGGGAATGGGGGATGTTTCACTTTGACGCGCAGTTGATCTCCGTAACTGAACGCAAAGTGATTGACGGGAAAAATGAGACGATTTCGACTCCCCGCCTGAGCTTTCGTTTTCTCAACGTTGGCCCGGCGGTGGAGCGGGAACTTCAGCGGATTATCTTTTCCCTCGAGCGCGAAGCCCGGGAGAAATCGAATAAAGTGCGCGACTAA